The Brachionichthys hirsutus isolate HB-005 unplaced genomic scaffold, CSIRO-AGI_Bhir_v1 contig_247, whole genome shotgun sequence genome includes a window with the following:
- the LOC137912815 gene encoding threonine-rich protein-like, with translation MLKLIFVLGCLLSLALANPMVEIHKRLARSDSDSSSDSDSDERAPTRTTAAPAAPTANSGLTQAQLQVILALIKQLTATATTTAPTTTTTTTTAAPTTTTAPTTTTAPTTTTTATTTTTPPP, from the exons ATGCTGAAGTTGATATTTGTTCTCGGATGCCTCCTGAGCCTCGCTCTGGCTAATCCT ATGGTGGAGATTCACAAGCGACTTGCCCGCTCAGATTCAGACTCTagctctgactctgactccgaTGAG CGCGCTCCCACCCGGAcaacagcagcaccagcagcaccaaCAGCCAATTCCGGACTGACTCAGGCCCAGCTCCAGGTCATTTTGGCCCTCATAAAACAGCTGACTGCAACTGCTACCACCACTGCacctactaccactactactactactacagctGCTCCAACAACTACCACTGCACCTACTACTACCACTGCACCTACCACTACTACAactgccactactactactactcctcCACCTTAA